From the genome of Primulina eburnea isolate SZY01 chromosome 12, ASM2296580v1, whole genome shotgun sequence, one region includes:
- the LOC140806748 gene encoding uncharacterized protein yields MTSFTVVDSPSSYNIILGRPTMNELRAVASTYHQKIKFPVGARVGEVRGDQPSSRKCYVQVVRADQSKTRREGKKAKVEEVGGRVVEKGEVHFVAEEEQEDLTGISPLISEHQLNILPGSHLVKQKKRHFEPEKDKVIDEQVKELLKAGHIREIQFSTWLSNVVLNARATYQRLMNKVFEKQLGRNVDDILGMSKEVADFIVDLEETFATMMHCEIKLNPAKCIFGVKSGKFLGFIVTDPGIEVNQEKVKSVLCILSPRSVKKV; encoded by the exons ATGACTTCTTTCACTGTGGTGGACTCCCCATCCTCATATAACATCATTCTTGGGAGGCCGACTATGAATGAGTTGAGGGCTGTGGCATCCACTTACCATCAAAAGATAAAGTTTCCTGTGGGAGCCCGGGTAGGAGAAGTCCGGGGAGATCAACCTTCTTCCCGGAAATGCTATGTTCAGGTAGTCCGGGCTGATCAGAGCAAAACCAGGAGGGAGGGAAAGAAAGCAAAGGTTGAAGAAGTGGGAGGAAGAGTGGTGGAGAAAGGGGAAGTACATTTTGTAGCGGAGGAGGAGCAGGAG GATTTGACAGGGATTTCTCCCCTGATATCGGAGCACCAACTGAACATTCTCCCGGGATCTCACCTGGTGAAGCAAAAGAAGAGACACTTTGAACCTGAAAAGGACAAAGTTATTGATGAGCAAGTGAAAGAACTTTTGAAGGCCGGCCACATTCGAGAAATTCAATTTTCTACATGGCTTTCGAATGTGGTCCTG AATGCAAGGGCTACTTACCAGCGTCTAATGAACAAAGTCTTTGAGAAGCAACTAGGCCGAAATGTGGATGATATTCTGGGCATGTCCAAGGAGGTTGCGGACTTTATTGTTGATCTAGAAGAAACTTTTGCCACTATGATGCATTGCGAGATCAAGCTTAACCCTGCCAAGTGTATTTTTGGCGTAAAGAGTGGCAAGTTCTTGGGATTCATAGTGACCGATCCGGGGATCGAGGTAAATCAGGAGAAAGTCAAATCTGTGCTGTGCATTCTATCTCCTCGATCTGTCAAAAAAGTATAG